The following proteins are co-located in the Acidobacteriota bacterium genome:
- the murJ gene encoding murein biosynthesis integral membrane protein MurJ: MAQVGQHRVQDNRLDGRGRVVVKISSHKAVGGDRTSAIGGVAGTFAANKSIASSNTRPRVLHRCLHCDFVSTPESKSPATNKPDAGMSAQGRQMFLRATMIVTVSVLLSRVLGFFREWVLAAQVGSNALTDAYYAAFTIPDILNYLLAGGALSVTFVPVFIEYFMSRREEEAWRIFSTVLTTMSLLLVALLVVAEIYAPVLTGWLAPGFAPEQQEMVTRLTRIMLPAQAFFFIGGVMSAVQYAQNRFLIPSLAPLIYNGMIILFGVLFSERMGVEAFSWGVLAGSLLGNCLLQIYGAWRVSARFRLALDWSHPGFHRFLHLTWPIMLGFSVIIVDDWAMRWFGSYLAAASISWLGYGKQLMRIVVGVFGQAAGVAAFPQMARLVAQQKWDEMHGSLENALRHVILTVVPASLLLGLLSKPVVYILFSRTKMGPADIEQTATVMLIFLLGAFAWAAQGIIGRGFYALGDTLTPTLVGSGLTLLTLPLYWLGARHYAHLGLAAASTIAVLVYTFGLWVVLFRRLQVSLVPVMNYLARTCAASAVAGVPTYLALKYLAVDELTIPLALGQGVAGGAVFVGVFVLSASWLGVARVQDLKGAFARRRK, from the coding sequence ATGGCGCAGGTAGGGCAGCATCGCGTCCAGGACAACCGGCTCGATGGGCGTGGTCGCGTTGTGGTCAAAATAAGCTCGCATAAGGCTGTTGGCGGCGATAGAACGTCCGCCATTGGCGGGGTCGCTGGTACTTTCGCCGCCAACAAAAGTATAGCATCATCGAACACGAGGCCCCGCGTTCTGCACCGATGCCTCCATTGTGATTTCGTGAGCACACCTGAATCCAAATCGCCTGCAACGAATAAACCCGACGCGGGAATGTCCGCACAGGGGCGGCAGATGTTCCTGCGCGCGACGATGATTGTCACTGTCAGCGTGCTACTCAGCCGCGTGCTGGGATTCTTCCGCGAGTGGGTCCTCGCCGCTCAGGTTGGCTCGAACGCGCTGACCGACGCCTACTACGCCGCCTTCACCATCCCGGACATTCTCAACTATCTGCTGGCGGGCGGCGCGTTGAGCGTTACATTCGTGCCGGTATTCATTGAGTATTTCATGTCGCGGCGCGAGGAAGAGGCCTGGCGTATTTTCTCGACTGTGCTGACTACCATGAGCCTGTTGTTGGTGGCGCTGCTGGTAGTCGCCGAGATTTACGCACCGGTGCTTACAGGGTGGCTGGCACCGGGATTCGCGCCCGAGCAACAGGAGATGGTCACGCGACTGACGCGCATCATGCTGCCCGCGCAGGCGTTCTTCTTCATCGGCGGTGTGATGAGCGCGGTGCAGTACGCGCAGAACCGTTTTCTGATTCCCTCGCTCGCGCCGCTCATCTACAACGGGATGATCATCCTGTTCGGCGTACTGTTCTCCGAGCGGATGGGCGTGGAGGCGTTCTCCTGGGGCGTGCTCGCCGGCAGCCTGCTCGGCAACTGCCTGCTGCAAATCTACGGCGCGTGGCGCGTGTCGGCGCGCTTCCGCCTTGCACTCGACTGGAGCCATCCCGGCTTTCACCGCTTTCTGCACCTGACCTGGCCGATCATGCTGGGCTTCTCGGTGATCATTGTGGATGACTGGGCGATGCGCTGGTTCGGGTCGTATCTCGCCGCCGCGTCGATCAGTTGGCTGGGCTACGGCAAGCAACTCATGCGCATCGTGGTGGGCGTGTTCGGACAGGCGGCGGGCGTGGCCGCGTTTCCGCAGATGGCGCGCCTCGTGGCGCAGCAGAAATGGGACGAGATGCACGGCAGCCTTGAGAACGCGCTGCGCCACGTGATCCTCACCGTGGTCCCGGCGTCGCTGCTGCTGGGCCTGTTAAGCAAGCCGGTGGTGTACATACTATTTTCGCGGACGAAGATGGGTCCCGCCGACATCGAGCAGACTGCCACGGTGATGCTCATCTTTCTCCTCGGGGCTTTCGCGTGGGCCGCGCAAGGAATCATCGGGCGCGGGTTCTACGCGCTCGGCGACACGCTGACCCCGACGTTGGTGGGCTCGGGGCTGACGTTGCTTACGCTGCCTCTTTATTGGCTTGGCGCGCGGCACTACGCGCATCTGGGTCTGGCCGCCGCCAGCACCATCGCCGTGCTGGTCTACACGTTCGGACTTTGGGTGGTGCTGTTCCGGCGGCTGCAGGTTTCGCTCGTGCCGGTGATGAACTATCTCGCGCGCACCTGCGCGGCTTCCGCCGTGGCGGGCGTGCCGACATATCTTGCGCTAAAGTATCTCGCCGTAGATGAACTAACCATCCCGCTTGCGCTGGGGCAGGGTGTGGCGGGGGGCGCGGTGTTCGTGGGAGTGTTTGTGCTCAGCGCTTCGTGGCTCGGCGTGGCGCGCGTGCAGGACCTGAAGGGCGCGTTCGCGCGGCGACGGAAGTAG
- a CDS encoding cysteine desulfurase, protein MRAYFDHNATTPIEPVVLDAMLPYLRHEFGNASSIHTPGQRARAAVERARTQTAALIGAHSEEIIFTSGGTESDNLAILGVARANRSSRRHIITTAIEHHAVLHPCRALGQKSFDVTYLSPDQHGFVTPESLRAAIRPETLLVSIMHANNETGAIQPIAELAAIAHRAGSLFHTDAVQSAGKIPTDVPTLGVDLLSLSAHKFYGPKGVGALFLKTGVALEPLLHGGHNFGEPRPGTENVAGIVGLGAAAQFATKHMQNDAVQIRALRDQIESTMLREFPRDICLPNFPLLPGAESDGARMPNTTNFSFQGVDGEAMVIALDLSGFSCSTGSACSSGTVEPSHVLLALGRSPQMARGGLRISLGRHNTNAEVDSLARVLIDAVRRLRALSPDAVESVR, encoded by the coding sequence ATGCGAGCTTATTTTGACCACAACGCGACCACGCCCATCGAGCCGGTTGTCCTGGACGCGATGCTGCCCTACCTGCGCCATGAGTTCGGCAACGCCTCCAGCATCCACACGCCCGGCCAACGCGCCCGCGCAGCCGTCGAGCGCGCCCGCACGCAGACCGCCGCGCTGATCGGCGCTCATTCGGAGGAAATTATCTTCACCAGCGGCGGCACGGAGTCGGACAATTTAGCCATTTTGGGCGTTGCTCGCGCCAACCGTTCTTCGCGCAGGCACATCATCACTACCGCGATTGAGCACCACGCCGTGCTCCATCCCTGCCGCGCCCTCGGGCAGAAATCGTTTGATGTTACTTATCTTTCCCCGGATCAGCATGGCTTCGTGACTCCCGAATCGCTTCGCGCCGCGATCCGACCAGAAACATTGCTGGTTTCCATCATGCACGCCAACAATGAAACCGGTGCGATTCAGCCCATCGCGGAACTAGCCGCCATCGCGCATCGGGCCGGCTCGTTGTTTCACACCGACGCGGTGCAGAGCGCCGGCAAGATTCCCACCGACGTCCCTACCCTTGGCGTGGATTTGCTTTCGCTGAGCGCACACAAATTTTACGGCCCAAAGGGTGTCGGCGCGCTCTTCCTGAAGACCGGCGTCGCGCTGGAGCCGCTCCTGCACGGTGGACACAACTTCGGCGAGCCTCGTCCCGGCACGGAAAACGTGGCGGGCATTGTGGGTCTCGGAGCCGCCGCGCAGTTCGCCACCAAACACATGCAGAATGATGCAGTCCAAATCCGCGCGTTGCGCGATCAGATCGAGAGCACGATGCTAAGGGAGTTCCCGCGGGATATCTGCCTTCCCAACTTCCCTCTGTTGCCTGGAGCGGAGAGTGATGGCGCACGGATGCCGAATACCACGAACTTCTCTTTCCAGGGAGTGGATGGCGAGGCGATGGTGATTGCGCTCGACCTGTCGGGATTTTCCTGCTCGACTGGTTCAGCCTGTTCATCGGGCACGGTGGAGCCGTCGCATGTCTTGTTGGCGCTGGGCCGCTCGCCGCAGATGGCGCGCGGAGGACTCCGCATCAGCCTGGGCCGCCACAATACCAACGCGGAAGTCGACTCACTTGCTCGCGTGCTCATCGATGCCGTGCGGCGGTTGCGCGCGCTGTCTCCTGATGCTGTGGAATCGGTAAGATGA
- the mnmA gene encoding tRNA 2-thiouridine(34) synthase MnmA has product MSCDPLTPDTLLTLRNDLAALPRQSGEGPFVAVGMSGGVDSSTVAAILHGNGCRVVGLTMQLYDQRRNAASVDDHAAAPTKVSGRCCSGSDVYDARRVAEHLDFPFYVLNFQNQFEKSVIKPFVAEYLAGRTPIPCTLCNNHVKFEDLMRTARQIGADYLATGHYARVEHDATRGRYLLLRAVDESKDQTYFLFGLTQEQLSRTLFPLGGMRKTEVREIAAKHTLPVAQKPESQEICFVPDGDYQGFIRKFNNDSSSEIPAHEGDIVGKDGRVMARHSGVENFTVGQRKGLGIATGSPLYVISLDRDTQQVRVGDDSELLARSFIVRDVNWIAYAAAPARLQATVKIRHQHVAAPATLHVIDESGRVRIEFDSPQRAITPGQAAVFYEGDVVAGGGWIESASD; this is encoded by the coding sequence ATGAGCTGCGACCCACTCACTCCAGATACTCTACTCACTCTGCGCAATGACCTCGCTGCTCTGCCGAGGCAGAGTGGCGAAGGCCCCTTTGTCGCCGTCGGCATGAGCGGTGGTGTCGATAGTTCCACGGTTGCCGCCATTCTCCACGGCAATGGCTGCCGTGTTGTCGGCCTGACAATGCAACTCTATGATCAGCGCCGCAATGCCGCCAGTGTTGACGATCATGCCGCTGCGCCAACTAAGGTCTCAGGCCGCTGCTGCTCCGGCAGCGATGTTTACGATGCCCGGCGCGTCGCCGAGCATCTCGACTTCCCGTTCTATGTGCTGAACTTCCAGAACCAGTTTGAGAAGTCAGTGATTAAGCCATTCGTCGCGGAGTATCTGGCGGGCCGCACTCCCATCCCGTGCACGCTCTGCAACAACCACGTCAAGTTCGAAGACTTGATGCGGACGGCGCGGCAGATTGGCGCGGACTATCTCGCCACCGGTCACTATGCCCGCGTGGAGCATGATGCAACACGCGGCCGCTATCTGCTGCTCCGCGCCGTGGATGAGTCAAAAGATCAGACTTACTTTCTTTTTGGACTCACTCAGGAACAACTCAGCCGCACGTTATTCCCTCTCGGGGGAATGCGCAAAACGGAAGTGCGCGAGATCGCGGCAAAGCACACTCTCCCCGTGGCGCAAAAGCCGGAGAGCCAGGAAATATGTTTCGTCCCTGACGGCGATTACCAAGGATTTATCCGTAAGTTCAACAACGACTCGTCCAGTGAAATTCCGGCCCATGAAGGAGACATCGTCGGCAAGGATGGACGAGTGATGGCGCGCCACAGCGGCGTTGAGAATTTCACAGTCGGCCAGCGCAAAGGACTCGGCATCGCCACGGGATCGCCGCTCTACGTTATTTCACTCGACCGCGACACTCAGCAGGTGCGCGTCGGTGATGACAGCGAGCTGCTGGCGCGCAGCTTCATCGTGCGCGACGTCAACTGGATTGCCTACGCAGCCGCGCCCGCGCGGTTACAGGCGACGGTGAAGATTCGCCACCAGCATGTCGCGGCGCCCGCCACGCTGCACGTCATTGACGAAAGCGGTCGCGTGCGCATCGAGTTCGACTCACCCCAGCGAGCGATCACGCCAGGCCAAGCCGCCGTGTTCTACGAAGGCGATGTCGTCGCCGGCGGCGGATGGATTGAGTCAGCCAGCGATTGA
- a CDS encoding GNAT family N-acetyltransferase, producing MTTDSQFEIRHCHTIDDFRQCVELQKSVWGFDDRDLIPVRMFVVARKVEGQVIAAFAPSGRMAGFCLAIPALHGAQLYLHSHMLAVLPEFRRAGVGQQLKWEQRREALARGIKRIEWTFDPLEWKNAALNLNRLGAIARRYLPNIYGISSSPLHRGLPTDRLVAEWWLDSARVRAAANGSLQLVTPSASRIDFSLTHSIDASDSSHSTASIQQHLRIKFQEAFAAGLAVSSFESTEGTRGAYILSEVDELSGERS from the coding sequence ATGACCACTGACTCACAATTCGAGATACGCCACTGCCACACCATCGACGACTTTCGCCAATGCGTGGAGTTACAGAAGTCTGTGTGGGGCTTCGACGACCGCGACCTAATCCCGGTGCGCATGTTCGTTGTCGCGCGAAAAGTGGAGGGCCAGGTGATCGCGGCATTTGCGCCGAGTGGGCGTATGGCAGGATTTTGCCTGGCCATTCCCGCGCTGCATGGTGCGCAACTCTATCTGCACTCGCACATGCTGGCCGTGCTGCCTGAGTTTCGCCGTGCCGGAGTTGGCCAGCAGCTCAAGTGGGAGCAGCGGCGCGAGGCCCTGGCGCGCGGGATCAAGCGGATCGAGTGGACCTTTGATCCGCTCGAATGGAAGAACGCGGCGCTGAATCTGAACCGGCTGGGCGCCATCGCCCGCCGCTACCTGCCGAACATCTACGGAATCAGTTCCAGCCCGCTGCATCGCGGCCTGCCCACGGACCGACTCGTCGCCGAGTGGTGGCTCGATTCCGCGCGCGTGCGCGCCGCGGCGAATGGCTCACTCCAGTTAGTGACACCATCTGCCAGTAGAATAGACTTTAGTCTGACTCACTCAATTGATGCGAGTGACTCGTCTCACTCAACGGCGAGCATCCAGCAGCATCTCCGTATTAAGTTTCAGGAAGCCTTCGCTGCGGGATTAGCCGTTTCCTCTTTTGAGTCCACGGAGGGCACTCGTGGCGCTTATATATTATCGGAGGTCGATGAGTTGTCGGGTGAGAGGTCCTGA
- a CDS encoding nucleoside triphosphate pyrophosphohydrolase, translated as MTGENFPKLVELMARLRGPGGCPWDREQTFDSIKPFLLEETYEVLDAIAERDWDELTGELGDLMLQVVFFARMAQEEGRFNIEDVIERIHAKMVARHPHVFADGDAATAADVLKKWELLKAEEKKKRMAERGEQYHAPESVLEGVSSNIPSLMEAYQLSSRAAHVGFDWPSLDGILEKMQEETRELEAEARQKQPTPNAAPPSAGQQELQARIEAEVGDLLFTAVNAARFLKVDPESALRTTNRKFRRRFQWIERELKKQGRTPRESSLAEMDALWNQAKQSMYGAPR; from the coding sequence ATGACAGGCGAAAACTTTCCGAAGCTCGTAGAGCTAATGGCGCGGCTGCGCGGCCCCGGCGGCTGCCCGTGGGATCGCGAGCAGACGTTCGATTCCATCAAGCCGTTCCTGCTCGAAGAGACCTATGAAGTACTGGATGCCATCGCCGAGCGCGACTGGGACGAACTCACCGGCGAGCTGGGCGACCTGATGCTGCAAGTCGTTTTCTTCGCGCGCATGGCGCAGGAAGAGGGCCGCTTCAACATTGAAGACGTCATCGAGCGCATCCACGCGAAGATGGTCGCGCGCCACCCGCACGTCTTCGCCGATGGTGATGCCGCCACCGCCGCCGACGTTCTGAAAAAATGGGAGTTGCTGAAAGCGGAAGAAAAGAAAAAACGCATGGCCGAGCGTGGCGAACAGTATCACGCACCTGAGTCCGTGCTGGAGGGCGTTTCGTCGAACATCCCATCGCTGATGGAGGCGTATCAACTCAGCTCGCGCGCCGCGCATGTCGGGTTCGACTGGCCGTCGCTCGACGGCATTCTCGAGAAGATGCAGGAGGAAACGCGCGAGCTGGAGGCCGAGGCGCGGCAGAAGCAGCCCACGCCAAACGCCGCTCCGCCATCTGCGGGCCAACAAGAATTGCAGGCGCGCATCGAGGCCGAAGTCGGCGACCTGCTGTTCACCGCCGTCAACGCCGCGCGATTCCTAAAAGTTGATCCCGAGAGCGCGCTACGCACCACAAACCGCAAATTCCGCCGCCGTTTCCAGTGGATCGAGCGCGAGTTGAAGAAGCAAGGCAGAACGCCGCGCGAATCGAGTCTAGCCGAAATGGACGCGCTTTGGAATCAGGCCAAGCAGTCCATGTATGGCGCGCCGCGCTAA
- a CDS encoding alpha/beta fold hydrolase, which yields MAYLVFIHGAGDSSAAWSLQTTHYAGNHRTLAINLPGHGARLAETGNDRHEANADEICRLMDQASMARAVVVGHSMGGGVALTLALNHPARVRALVLVATGARLKMRPDFIEAAAKTAAEFGNRKPAHTHIIPAAQMVHPDIPALVVRTLESMIGDASAQATYGDFQANNNFDVMARLPEIKVPTLVIGGDADKMAPENFCRFLADGITGARLEMLSPCGHYPQVEQEQAFHRALDAFLSSLPA from the coding sequence ATGGCATACCTGGTTTTCATTCACGGCGCGGGAGACAGCTCAGCGGCGTGGTCACTACAAACGACTCACTACGCGGGAAACCATCGCACACTGGCAATCAATCTGCCGGGCCACGGCGCGCGTCTTGCCGAGACGGGCAACGACCGCCACGAAGCCAACGCCGACGAAATCTGTCGCCTGATGGATCAAGCGAGCATGGCGCGCGCGGTGGTCGTCGGCCACTCGATGGGCGGCGGTGTCGCTCTGACGTTAGCGCTCAATCATCCCGCGCGCGTGCGCGCGCTGGTCCTGGTCGCCACGGGTGCGCGCCTGAAGATGCGTCCCGACTTTATTGAGGCGGCCGCGAAAACCGCCGCAGAGTTTGGCAACCGTAAGCCTGCGCACACCCACATTATTCCCGCCGCGCAGATGGTCCATCCTGATATTCCCGCGCTCGTCGTTCGCACGCTCGAGAGCATGATCGGCGACGCCAGCGCGCAGGCCACCTACGGCGATTTCCAGGCCAACAACAATTTCGATGTGATGGCGCGCCTGCCTGAGATCAAAGTGCCAACGCTGGTCATCGGCGGCGACGCGGACAAGATGGCTCCCGAAAACTTCTGCCGCTTTCTCGCTGACGGCATCACGGGCGCGCGTCTCGAAATGCTCTCGCCCTGCGGCCACTATCCACAAGTCGAGCAGGAGCAGGCCTTCCATCGCGCGCTCGACGCGTTTCTTTCCTCTTTACCCGCATAG